One Magnetococcales bacterium genomic region harbors:
- a CDS encoding Re/Si-specific NAD(P)(+) transhydrogenase subunit alpha: protein MKIGIPKEIHPGEKRVAATPDSVVQLGKLGFTVLVEAGAGDEAKFTNQSYQNAGAEIVPDAKSLWAAADIVLKVRAPIQHTRLKRHEADLLREGATLISFIWPAQNKELLDRLAARKATVIAMDAVPRISRAQKMDALSSMANIGGYRGVIEAANQFGRFFTGQITAAGKMPPALVMVIGAGVAGLAAIGAAGSLGAVVRAFDTRPEVKEQIQSMGAEFLELDFEEDGTGAGGYAKVMSEAFIKAEMELFAQQAKEVDIIITTALIPGKPAPVLITADMVKSMREGSVIVDMAAENGGNCELTEPGKIVVKHGVTIIGFTDLPSRLPTQASQLYATNLRHLISDMCKKKDGQLHFDMEDDVVRSSTVVHNGEITWPPPPLKTPVSAQPQVGKAPLRPAPVKHEPTPEEIEQVKKEKNKSIAMAMGGGALALLAIGASAPPAFLSHLIVFVLAIFVGYQVVWNVTPSLHTPLMSVTNAISGIIIIGALLEISGPPGSMVTFLASVSVLIAMINVAGGFLVTHRMLKMFRR from the coding sequence ATGAAAATTGGTATTCCGAAGGAAATCCATCCCGGAGAAAAACGGGTGGCGGCGACGCCTGACTCGGTGGTGCAGCTCGGCAAGCTCGGCTTTACCGTACTCGTGGAGGCCGGTGCGGGTGATGAGGCCAAGTTTACCAATCAAAGCTACCAGAATGCCGGCGCAGAAATTGTCCCGGATGCCAAATCCCTCTGGGCAGCCGCCGATATCGTCCTCAAAGTGCGTGCCCCCATCCAGCACACACGCCTGAAACGGCATGAAGCGGATCTCCTGCGGGAAGGGGCCACGTTGATCAGCTTCATCTGGCCGGCGCAAAACAAGGAGCTGCTGGATCGTCTGGCCGCCCGCAAGGCGACGGTCATTGCCATGGATGCCGTGCCCCGCATCTCCCGCGCCCAGAAAATGGATGCCTTGAGTTCCATGGCCAACATTGGCGGCTATCGGGGCGTGATCGAGGCAGCCAACCAGTTCGGGCGCTTTTTCACCGGACAAATCACCGCCGCCGGCAAAATGCCCCCCGCCCTGGTCATGGTCATCGGGGCCGGCGTGGCCGGTCTGGCGGCCATCGGTGCGGCAGGCAGCCTCGGTGCCGTGGTGCGCGCCTTCGATACCCGCCCCGAAGTGAAAGAACAAATCCAAAGCATGGGTGCCGAATTCCTGGAACTCGATTTCGAGGAGGACGGGACCGGTGCCGGTGGCTATGCCAAGGTCATGAGCGAAGCCTTCATCAAGGCGGAAATGGAACTCTTCGCCCAACAGGCCAAAGAGGTGGATATCATCATCACCACCGCCCTGATTCCCGGCAAACCCGCCCCCGTCCTGATCACCGCCGACATGGTCAAATCCATGCGGGAAGGGAGTGTCATCGTGGACATGGCCGCTGAAAATGGCGGCAACTGCGAACTGACCGAACCCGGCAAAATCGTTGTCAAACACGGTGTGACCATCATCGGCTTTACCGACCTTCCCAGCCGCCTGCCCACCCAGGCCAGCCAGCTCTATGCCACCAATCTGCGCCACCTGATCTCCGACATGTGCAAGAAAAAAGATGGGCAATTGCACTTCGACATGGAAGATGATGTGGTCCGCTCCAGTACCGTGGTCCACAATGGCGAAATTACTTGGCCACCTCCACCCCTCAAAACACCGGTTTCTGCGCAACCCCAGGTGGGAAAAGCCCCCTTGCGTCCCGCACCGGTCAAACATGAACCCACCCCGGAAGAGATCGAACAGGTCAAAAAAGAAAAAAACAAAAGCATCGCCATGGCCATGGGTGGTGGGGCGCTGGCCCTGCTGGCCATCGGTGCTTCGGCACCGCCGGCCTTTCTCTCCCACCTGATCGTCTTCGTGCTGGCCATCTTTGTGGGTTATCAGGTGGTCTGGAATGTCACCCCGTCGCTGCATACCCCCCTGATGAGCGTCACCAACGCCATCAGCGGCATCATCATCATCGGTGCCCTGCTGGAAATTTCCGGTCCGCCGGGCAGTATGGTGACCTTCCTGGCCAGTGTTTCGGTACTGATTGCCATGATCAATGTGGCCGGCGGTTTCCTGGTCACCCACCGCATGTTGAAAATGTTTCGCAGATAA
- the pntB gene encoding Re/Si-specific NAD(P)(+) transhydrogenase subunit beta, which produces MSPGILSVSYIAASLLFILSLGGLSNQETARRGNIYGVIGITIAILATVFSGKVTAFGLLAVLMIAGTAIGALLASRVEMTQMPELVAILHSFVGLAAVMVGFANYLDVSHPLVGTERTIHMVETYIGVFIGAVTFTGSLVAYGKLRGIIPSKSLMLPARHELNFVLLLVVIWFGKYFVFPVSHEHGTLFLLLNTAIAFFLGWHLVMGIGGADMPVVVSMLNSYSGWASAATGFMLSNDVLIVVGALVGSSGAILSYIMCRAMNRSFVSVILGGFGVEGGTTVGDDGPKEVFPISAEEVADLLRDAKEVIIVPGYGMAVAQAQHPVYEITKFLRDRKVNVRFGIHPVAGRLPGHMNVLLAEAKVPYDIVLEMDEINKDFPETDVSLVIGANDIVNPSAQDHPGSPIYGMPVLEVWKAKTSIVLKRSMATGYSGVDNPLFYKENTRMLFGDAQKTMEAVRDALRG; this is translated from the coding sequence ATGTCACCAGGAATTCTTTCGGTATCCTACATCGCCGCCAGTCTGCTGTTCATTCTCAGCCTGGGTGGCCTCAGCAACCAGGAAACGGCACGGCGCGGCAACATTTATGGCGTCATCGGCATCACCATTGCCATCCTGGCCACCGTTTTCAGTGGCAAGGTGACCGCTTTTGGCCTCCTGGCCGTCCTGATGATCGCCGGCACGGCCATCGGCGCTCTTCTGGCCTCGCGGGTCGAAATGACCCAGATGCCCGAACTCGTGGCCATTTTGCACAGCTTTGTGGGACTGGCCGCTGTCATGGTGGGCTTCGCCAATTATCTGGATGTCTCCCATCCCCTCGTCGGCACAGAACGAACCATCCATATGGTGGAGACCTATATCGGTGTCTTCATCGGCGCGGTCACCTTCACAGGCTCACTGGTCGCCTATGGCAAACTGCGCGGCATCATCCCCAGCAAGTCCTTGATGCTTCCGGCCAGACATGAACTCAATTTTGTCCTGCTGCTGGTGGTCATCTGGTTCGGAAAATATTTCGTTTTTCCGGTCTCCCACGAACATGGCACCCTGTTCCTCCTGCTCAATACCGCCATCGCCTTTTTCCTGGGTTGGCACCTGGTGATGGGCATCGGGGGTGCCGACATGCCGGTGGTGGTCTCCATGCTCAACAGCTATTCGGGCTGGGCCTCCGCCGCAACCGGCTTCATGCTCTCCAATGATGTTCTCATCGTCGTGGGTGCCCTGGTCGGCAGCAGTGGTGCCATCCTGAGTTACATCATGTGCCGGGCCATGAACCGCTCCTTTGTGAGCGTCATTCTCGGCGGTTTCGGGGTCGAAGGCGGCACGACCGTTGGTGACGACGGTCCCAAGGAGGTCTTCCCCATCAGTGCCGAAGAGGTGGCCGATCTGTTGCGTGATGCCAAGGAAGTGATCATCGTCCCCGGCTATGGCATGGCCGTCGCCCAGGCCCAGCATCCCGTCTATGAAATCACCAAATTTTTGCGGGATCGCAAGGTCAATGTCCGTTTTGGCATCCATCCCGTGGCCGGTCGCCTGCCGGGACACATGAACGTTCTCCTGGCCGAGGCCAAGGTTCCCTATGACATCGTTCTGGAAATGGACGAAATCAACAAGGATTTCCCGGAGACGGATGTTTCTCTGGTCATCGGTGCCAACGACATTGTCAACCCCAGTGCCCAGGATCATCCCGGCAGCCCCATCTATGGCATGCCGGTCCTGGAAGTCTGGAAAGCCAAAACCTCCATCGTCCTGAAACGCAGCATGGCCACCGGATATTCGGGTGTGGACAATCCCCTGTTCTACAAAGAAAATACCCGCATGCTCTTTGGCGATGCCCAAAAAACCATGGAAGCCGTGCGCGACGCCCTGCGCGGGTGA